The following coding sequences are from one Terrimicrobium sacchariphilum window:
- a CDS encoding VOC family protein gives MAEPTHGTSGRLLDTPIHPATRIGHVHLKVADLDRAIHFYHDILGFAVTQRYGRQAAFLSAGGYHHHIGLNTWESLGGSPPARGTTGLYHLAILYPTRADLADALLRLIRAGISLDGASDHGVSEALYLRDPDENGVELYWDKPQESWPLTSDGGLSMYTKPLDLESLLAAKRQD, from the coding sequence ATGGCCGAACCAACTCATGGCACCTCCGGGCGCTTGCTTGATACCCCGATTCATCCAGCCACCCGCATCGGGCATGTTCATCTCAAGGTGGCCGACCTGGACCGGGCGATTCATTTCTACCACGACATCCTGGGTTTCGCCGTCACGCAGCGTTACGGGCGGCAGGCAGCATTTCTTTCTGCCGGGGGCTACCATCATCACATCGGGCTGAATACCTGGGAGAGCCTGGGCGGGAGTCCGCCTGCCCGCGGCACAACCGGCCTTTATCATCTTGCCATCCTTTACCCCACCCGGGCAGACCTCGCGGATGCGCTGCTGCGGTTGATCCGGGCTGGCATTTCTCTCGATGGAGCCTCGGATCACGGCGTCAGCGAAGCGCTTTATCTTCGTGATCCGGATGAAAACGGAGTCGAGCTTTATTGGGACAAGCCCCAAGAAAGCTGGCCGCTGACCTCGGACGGCGGACTCTCGATGTACACGAAGCCACTCGATCTGGAAAGCCTCCTCGCTGCGAAGCGGCAGGACTGA
- a CDS encoding sulfotransferase family protein, producing the protein MAESPFFIVGSGRSGTTILRLMINMHPRLRVPRESWFLIPLLDRLPLKDPLTEEEKAQAYEMISTHSRWKDWECGDDVLQAAIFSEKVTDLSSLVNEVFRECSGMRGKARWGEKTPKYSYYVTKLHEVFPSAKFIHLYRDARDTCVSMRNGGWCEGDIHRIARQWTGMTRAARLGLALGPERYLEVSYEDLVTEPERNLRLICDFLEEPYEPEMLNFYRTAAKETAPWENSIHVKTRNPVGVANIGGWRKELSPWELWVVESFAGSTMQQLGQPRALHPVTTPLRWGLRFLLDAKLRVMLFWQKVKRRIAVFTDRDKKAN; encoded by the coding sequence ATGGCGGAGTCTCCATTTTTCATCGTCGGGTCCGGGCGGTCCGGTACGACAATACTGAGGCTGATGATTAACATGCACCCGCGGCTGCGGGTGCCGAGAGAGTCCTGGTTTCTTATTCCATTGCTCGACAGGCTTCCGCTGAAGGATCCGCTTACCGAGGAGGAAAAAGCGCAGGCATATGAGATGATTTCCACGCACTCCAGATGGAAGGATTGGGAATGCGGGGATGACGTCCTTCAAGCGGCGATCTTTTCCGAAAAGGTGACGGATCTCTCTTCTCTCGTGAATGAGGTCTTTCGCGAGTGCTCGGGGATGCGAGGCAAAGCGCGCTGGGGAGAAAAAACTCCCAAATACTCTTACTATGTCACCAAGCTGCATGAGGTATTTCCTTCAGCGAAATTTATCCACCTGTACCGCGACGCCAGAGACACCTGTGTGTCCATGCGCAACGGCGGGTGGTGTGAAGGGGACATCCATCGGATAGCCAGACAATGGACTGGCATGACCCGGGCGGCGAGATTGGGGCTGGCTCTTGGTCCGGAGCGATACCTTGAGGTCAGTTATGAGGATCTGGTGACCGAACCGGAAAGAAATCTCCGTTTGATCTGCGATTTCTTGGAGGAACCTTATGAACCGGAGATGCTGAACTTCTATCGCACAGCGGCCAAAGAGACAGCACCATGGGAGAACAGCATCCACGTGAAGACTCGCAATCCGGTGGGAGTAGCCAATATCGGTGGATGGCGGAAGGAGTTGTCTCCATGGGAACTCTGGGTCGTCGAGTCTTTTGCCGGCTCCACCATGCAACAATTGGGGCAACCAAGAGCGCTTCACCCGGTAACGACACCCCTGCGATGGGGCTTGCGGTTCCTACTGGACGCAAAGCTGCGGGTGATGCTTTTCTGGCAAAAAGTGAAACGCCGGATTGCTGTCTTCACAGACCGAGACAAGAAAGCGAATTAG
- a CDS encoding efflux RND transporter permease subunit: MWIVVFALRYKYTIAVLAILILLFGVMSSRRMSTDILPRVDSPEITIVWTYTGLSATEMAAKITSFSEIAIMNNVDDLIEVSSETSNGVGLVNLTFQPYVDMNTAMSQATSVSQTILRRMPPGTTPPLIIRTSPSSVPIVQLVMSSDTLSSGQLFDYARLTLRGQLQSVPGLRISLPYGGAARQVMVDLDPDALHAFNLTASDVSAIIGQQNLTLPSGSLREGDRELPVEINASPETVQAFLDIPLRSVDGRTVLLRDVANVRDGEAVTTNIARLDGRNAVMISILKLGNASTIDIIDGILARLPEIRASAPPGMSIEPIFDQSVFVRAAVHGVQHEILLVGGLVAMVVLLFLGSWRSTLIVLTSIPLALLCSIIGLNLTGATFNLMTLGGLALAIGILVDNALVEIENIKRQIGLGKDVRTAILDGAREVAFPEFVSTISICIVFLPIFLLTGTAADVFRPLAMAVVFAMLASYMLARTLVPTLASMILPFELNAEEKAKHRRPNPLMKTHHAVEGGLDRIIRFQRGVLTFLMRRKVLVLIPVGIAVALGIWGATQAGREFFPKTDAGLIRLFVRIPSGIRVEDTAREMANIQREIREIIPASELQFIVENIGAPNPINLAWVPSAAISSSDGEILIQLHGNHAPSEEYVAKIRDILHEKFADVQAFFQPADATSQTLSSGAPTTFEVRVIGRDRAGNLAIARELKKRFAETPGAVDVTLREVLDQPRYAIQVDRVRAATFGISQQDASRAILSALGSGGTVSPNFWSDPATGSSYDVQVIAPPDKLDSIDDILNLVVRPSVGNGQGIPLRTFASVVERRSPATVTRSMMQPVFTIVGNAHGRDLGSVTNDLEKIIGELRPQLKPGNKIELVGQAELMRSSYRELIGGLGLAALLVFLVMVVNFQSWTLPFVAVSGLPVAISGAFFGLWLTGTPLSVPALMGIIMVVGVSTANSVLVTTFAKLRSDDGLSALRAAIEAATTRLRPVLMTASAMILGVIPMAIGHTEGGEQNAPLGRAVIGGLVFGTTASLFLVPVVFAAVRRRFDRREERETENSPEMLKDSEEFARS; encoded by the coding sequence ATGTGGATTGTCGTTTTTGCGCTTCGCTATAAATACACGATTGCCGTGTTGGCGATCCTCATCCTGCTCTTTGGGGTGATGTCGTCGCGTCGCATGTCGACGGATATTTTGCCACGAGTCGATAGTCCCGAGATCACGATCGTCTGGACGTACACCGGGCTGAGTGCGACCGAGATGGCGGCAAAGATCACCTCGTTCTCTGAGATCGCCATCATGAATAATGTGGATGACCTCATTGAGGTCAGCTCGGAGACATCCAACGGTGTTGGACTCGTGAACCTGACTTTTCAGCCGTACGTGGACATGAACACGGCGATGTCGCAGGCAACCAGTGTTTCCCAGACCATCCTGAGGCGCATGCCGCCGGGGACCACGCCTCCGCTCATTATCCGGACCAGCCCGTCGAGCGTGCCGATCGTTCAGCTCGTCATGTCGTCGGATACGCTGTCGAGCGGTCAATTATTTGACTATGCGCGACTGACCTTGCGCGGTCAGTTGCAAAGCGTGCCAGGCTTGCGCATTTCGCTGCCATACGGGGGAGCAGCGCGGCAGGTCATGGTCGATCTCGATCCCGATGCGCTCCATGCCTTTAATCTGACCGCGTCTGATGTTTCCGCAATCATTGGGCAGCAAAACCTCACCTTGCCCTCCGGTTCCCTGAGGGAGGGGGATAGGGAACTACCGGTGGAGATCAATGCCAGCCCGGAGACGGTACAGGCCTTTCTGGACATCCCGCTTCGGTCCGTCGATGGCCGCACGGTCCTGCTGCGCGATGTCGCCAATGTGCGTGATGGCGAGGCAGTGACGACAAACATCGCCCGCCTCGACGGTCGCAATGCCGTGATGATCTCGATTCTGAAACTCGGCAACGCCTCCACCATCGACATCATCGATGGCATCCTCGCCCGATTGCCTGAGATCCGGGCCTCAGCGCCTCCCGGCATGAGCATCGAGCCAATCTTTGACCAGTCGGTCTTTGTGCGTGCCGCTGTCCATGGTGTGCAGCACGAGATTCTGCTCGTTGGCGGGTTGGTGGCCATGGTGGTCCTGCTGTTCCTTGGTTCGTGGCGGTCGACATTGATCGTACTGACTTCCATCCCACTCGCCCTGCTTTGCTCCATCATCGGGCTGAACCTTACCGGTGCGACCTTTAATCTCATGACCCTGGGCGGGCTTGCCCTGGCCATCGGCATTCTGGTCGACAATGCCCTGGTCGAGATCGAGAACATCAAGCGCCAGATCGGACTGGGCAAGGACGTGCGTACGGCGATCCTGGATGGCGCCCGCGAGGTGGCGTTTCCGGAGTTCGTTTCGACCATCTCCATCTGCATCGTCTTTCTGCCGATCTTCCTTTTGACGGGGACGGCGGCCGACGTATTCCGTCCGCTCGCGATGGCGGTCGTATTTGCCATGCTGGCCAGCTACATGCTTGCCCGTACGCTGGTGCCTACGCTGGCTTCGATGATTCTGCCTTTTGAACTAAATGCGGAGGAAAAGGCAAAACACCGCAGACCCAATCCGCTGATGAAGACGCATCATGCGGTCGAGGGGGGACTGGATCGGATCATCAGGTTCCAGCGCGGAGTACTCACGTTTCTTATGCGGCGCAAGGTGCTGGTCCTCATTCCAGTCGGCATTGCGGTGGCCTTGGGCATATGGGGCGCGACTCAGGCCGGTCGGGAGTTCTTTCCGAAGACCGACGCAGGGTTGATCAGGCTCTTCGTACGTATCCCCAGCGGCATTCGCGTGGAGGATACGGCACGGGAAATGGCGAATATTCAACGCGAGATTCGCGAGATCATTCCCGCGAGCGAACTTCAGTTCATCGTTGAAAACATCGGTGCACCCAATCCCATCAACCTGGCCTGGGTGCCGAGTGCGGCGATCAGTTCCTCGGATGGAGAGATACTGATCCAGTTGCACGGCAACCATGCGCCGAGCGAGGAGTATGTCGCAAAGATCCGCGATATCCTGCACGAGAAATTTGCCGATGTGCAGGCCTTCTTCCAGCCCGCTGACGCGACCAGCCAGACGCTGTCCTCCGGGGCGCCGACGACCTTTGAAGTACGGGTCATCGGGCGGGACCGGGCAGGTAATCTTGCCATTGCCAGGGAGCTGAAGAAGCGGTTTGCCGAAACTCCCGGGGCGGTCGATGTCACGCTGCGCGAGGTGCTCGATCAACCGCGCTACGCCATCCAGGTCGATCGCGTGCGTGCGGCGACATTTGGCATCAGCCAGCAGGATGCCTCGCGTGCGATCCTTTCCGCGTTGGGATCAGGCGGCACGGTGAGTCCGAATTTCTGGTCCGATCCCGCCACCGGGTCCTCCTACGATGTGCAGGTCATCGCGCCGCCGGATAAGCTCGACTCGATCGATGATATCCTGAATCTGGTGGTGCGTCCGTCCGTCGGAAATGGGCAGGGGATACCTCTTCGCACGTTTGCCTCGGTGGTCGAGCGCCGCTCGCCGGCTACAGTCACCCGCAGCATGATGCAGCCGGTCTTTACCATCGTCGGTAACGCTCATGGCCGTGATCTCGGCTCGGTGACCAACGATCTGGAGAAGATCATCGGCGAGCTCCGTCCCCAGCTCAAGCCCGGCAACAAGATCGAGCTGGTCGGACAGGCGGAACTCATGCGCTCGTCGTACAGGGAACTGATCGGCGGCCTCGGGCTGGCGGCCTTGCTGGTATTTCTGGTGATGGTCGTGAATTTCCAGTCCTGGACGCTGCCTTTCGTGGCGGTGAGCGGACTGCCCGTCGCCATCTCCGGAGCGTTTTTTGGTCTCTGGCTCACCGGGACTCCGCTCAGCGTACCTGCGCTCATGGGCATCATCATGGTGGTCGGTGTCTCGACTGCCAACAGCGTGCTGGTGACGACCTTTGCCAAGCTGCGTTCCGATGACGGCCTCTCGGCCCTGCGGGCCGCGATCGAAGCCGCGACGACTCGCCTGCGGCCAGTACTGATGACAGCCTCGGCCATGATCCTGGGCGTGATCCCGATGGCTATCGGACACACGGAAGGAGGCGAGCAGAATGCACCTCTCGGCCGGGCCGTTATCGGGGGACTGGTGTTTGGCACGACAGCCTCGCTCTTTCTGGTCCCGGTGGTCTTTGCCGCCGTGAGGAGGCGGTTTGATCGCCGTGAGGAGCGCGAAACTGAGAACTCGCCGGAAATGCTCAAAGACTCTGAAGAATTTGCCCGCTCATGA
- a CDS encoding GH1 family beta-glucosidase — MITDTFLRPREAFEASPFPDNFAWGAATASYQVEGAVEEGGRGSSIWDDFCRTPGRVWEGNSGTIACDHYHRWKEDVALMRELGLKAYRFSLAWPRIIPQGEGMVNEAGLDFYDSLVDELLAAGIEPWVTLYHWDLPSALYHRGGWMNSAMPGLFADYAQVVVARLSDRVRHWITLNEPQCFIGLGLDSGIHAPGIRLSRAQILRASHHALLAHGRAVEVIREHAKSSPLIGCAPVGVVALPASETESDIDAARRAMFARDSRRMIVNPWDDTCVWSNTWWGDPVIFGHYPEDELSAFGADAPAFTSEEMRTISAPIDFFGVNIYHALTVRATEDGFAQRVEPMPGTPRSSFQWAITPEALYWGPRFLHERYKLPVVITENGIANPDWVNLDGAVEDPQRIDFTRRYLRALGAAIADGVDVRGYFHWSLMDNFEWAEGYKQRFGLIHVDFESLKRTPKASYHWYQQVIASNGASL; from the coding sequence ATGATTACAGACACTTTCCTTCGGCCCCGCGAAGCCTTCGAGGCCAGTCCCTTTCCCGACAACTTTGCCTGGGGCGCCGCGACGGCATCCTATCAAGTCGAGGGAGCCGTCGAGGAGGGAGGGCGCGGATCCTCGATCTGGGACGATTTTTGCCGCACCCCCGGCCGGGTGTGGGAGGGAAACTCCGGGACTATTGCCTGCGATCATTATCATCGTTGGAAGGAGGACGTGGCGTTGATGCGTGAGCTGGGCTTGAAGGCGTATCGGTTCTCGCTTGCCTGGCCTCGGATCATTCCGCAGGGCGAGGGGATGGTCAACGAGGCTGGTCTCGATTTCTATGACTCGCTCGTGGATGAACTGCTGGCTGCAGGGATCGAACCCTGGGTGACGCTTTATCACTGGGACCTCCCCAGCGCGCTCTACCATCGTGGGGGATGGATGAACTCCGCCATGCCGGGCCTTTTCGCCGATTATGCCCAGGTCGTGGTAGCCCGGCTTTCCGACCGGGTCAGGCACTGGATAACGCTCAACGAACCTCAATGCTTCATCGGGCTGGGGCTGGACAGCGGCATTCATGCTCCCGGTATCCGGCTCTCCCGCGCTCAGATCCTCCGAGCGTCACATCACGCGCTGCTGGCCCATGGCCGCGCGGTGGAGGTAATACGCGAACATGCGAAAAGCAGTCCGCTTATCGGCTGCGCTCCCGTCGGGGTGGTTGCATTGCCAGCATCCGAGACCGAATCGGATATCGATGCGGCCAGGCGCGCGATGTTTGCTAGAGACAGCCGGCGAATGATCGTCAATCCCTGGGACGATACTTGCGTCTGGAGCAATACGTGGTGGGGCGATCCGGTCATTTTCGGGCACTACCCGGAGGATGAGTTGAGCGCATTCGGAGCGGATGCTCCGGCTTTCACGTCGGAGGAGATGCGGACCATATCCGCTCCGATCGATTTCTTTGGAGTCAACATCTACCATGCTCTCACGGTGCGCGCCACGGAAGATGGGTTCGCCCAAAGGGTCGAGCCCATGCCGGGGACGCCGCGCTCATCCTTCCAATGGGCGATCACGCCTGAAGCCTTGTATTGGGGGCCGCGCTTCCTGCACGAGCGATACAAGCTGCCCGTGGTGATCACCGAGAATGGTATCGCCAATCCCGACTGGGTGAATCTCGACGGCGCCGTGGAGGACCCCCAACGCATCGACTTTACCCGGCGCTATCTCCGCGCCCTGGGTGCGGCAATCGCCGACGGCGTCGACGTTCGCGGCTATTTTCATTGGTCGTTGATGGACAACTTCGAATGGGCCGAGGGCTATAAACAGCGCTTTGGCCTGATTCATGTGGATTTTGAATCACTGAAGCGGACTCCCAAGGCCTCATATCACTGGTATCAGCAGGTGATTGCGTCCAACGGTGCATCCTTGTAG
- a CDS encoding carbohydrate binding domain-containing protein, whose amino-acid sequence MKPPRLLLSTLGLAAFSFFTLLCDAAEPIPTVSPDQDSLTIGFDVGNWKGAELSTEHVKAGTHSALWKDHLINESLSSGSIPHDWTSYNGLKLWIYNAGKPPVSFMIVAVSQKDREAFSYYAHRVVVDWEGWKEVWIPFSAFEPNRDPAGWNKIDSVLITSKGWALKPSADAVLYLDGLRLANSAP is encoded by the coding sequence ATGAAACCTCCTCGCTTGTTGCTCTCAACTCTCGGACTCGCTGCCTTCAGCTTTTTCACTCTTCTTTGCGACGCGGCAGAGCCAATACCTACGGTCTCCCCGGATCAGGACTCGCTCACCATCGGCTTCGATGTCGGCAATTGGAAGGGGGCCGAGCTATCGACAGAGCATGTAAAGGCGGGAACTCACTCCGCCCTATGGAAGGATCACCTGATTAACGAATCACTTTCCTCTGGAAGCATTCCCCATGACTGGACCAGCTACAATGGGCTGAAACTCTGGATCTACAATGCTGGCAAGCCTCCGGTATCCTTCATGATCGTAGCTGTCTCACAGAAAGATCGCGAGGCCTTCTCGTACTATGCTCACCGTGTCGTGGTAGACTGGGAAGGATGGAAGGAAGTGTGGATACCCTTCAGCGCGTTTGAGCCTAATCGCGATCCCGCGGGGTGGAACAAGATCGATTCCGTCCTTATCACCTCAAAGGGGTGGGCTCTCAAGCCCAGCGCGGACGCCGTTCTCTATCTCGATGGGCTCCGGCTTGCAAACTCCGCCCCATAA
- a CDS encoding efflux RND transporter periplasmic adaptor subunit, whose translation MKILATILSLSCLIATAFAADPMAVKTAQPVPATKAARYEVPGRTEPFESATIFTRATGVISERRYEIGDEVKSGDVLAVVATPEVDRAVDAAKANVEQVKARAGIALSLSERSTRLLQSQVVSKEETEQRQTTASETAAAVRVAEAELAKLEEQQRFSTVMAPFDGVISARNFDRGDLARGDAAPSTGWLYQLDRLDTLRFAVYASPDLALRLGKEKEAHVEFREFPGRTFTAKLAHVSRVFDTASGTMRIELLLDNKDKTLPAGLTGTATFDVTPPPNTFLVPTNALISREGSNLVAIAEDGKVRFIDVLPGRNLGRNVEIMSDGLSAQTPVILNPNAMLRDGDAIKAEPTPAVAGK comes from the coding sequence ATGAAGATACTCGCCACCATCCTGTCTTTATCCTGCCTGATTGCGACAGCCTTTGCCGCCGATCCGATGGCGGTGAAGACCGCCCAGCCCGTTCCCGCTACCAAGGCGGCGCGTTATGAAGTGCCCGGTCGCACGGAGCCCTTTGAGTCGGCGACGATTTTTACCCGGGCCACCGGAGTCATCAGTGAACGGCGCTATGAAATCGGCGATGAGGTGAAAAGCGGAGACGTCCTCGCTGTCGTGGCCACCCCCGAGGTCGACCGGGCCGTGGACGCAGCCAAGGCAAATGTCGAGCAGGTCAAGGCGCGAGCCGGTATCGCCTTGTCCCTCTCCGAGCGGTCCACCCGCCTTCTGCAATCCCAGGTCGTTTCCAAGGAGGAGACCGAGCAGCGGCAGACCACCGCCAGCGAGACCGCGGCGGCGGTGAGAGTCGCGGAGGCCGAACTGGCCAAGCTCGAGGAGCAGCAGCGCTTCTCGACCGTCATGGCACCTTTTGACGGTGTGATCTCGGCGCGAAACTTTGACCGGGGCGACCTCGCGAGAGGCGATGCCGCGCCGTCCACAGGCTGGCTTTATCAGCTCGACCGTCTGGATACTCTGCGCTTTGCCGTGTACGCCAGTCCTGACCTTGCATTGCGGCTCGGTAAGGAAAAGGAGGCGCATGTGGAGTTTCGCGAATTTCCCGGTCGTACCTTCACGGCGAAGCTGGCCCATGTCAGCCGAGTCTTTGATACCGCCAGCGGAACGATGCGGATCGAACTGCTGCTGGACAATAAGGACAAGACCCTGCCGGCGGGACTCACCGGCACTGCCACCTTTGATGTAACTCCGCCGCCTAATACATTTCTCGTGCCCACAAATGCCCTGATTTCTCGTGAGGGAAGCAATCTAGTGGCGATCGCGGAAGACGGCAAAGTGCGCTTTATCGACGTACTGCCGGGCCGGAATCTGGGCCGAAATGTTGAGATCATGTCGGATGGGCTGTCCGCCCAGACTCCCGTCATTCTGAATCCCAACGCGATGTTGCGCGATGGCGATGCCATCAAGGCTGAGCCTACGCCCGCCGTCGCCGGGAAATAG
- a CDS encoding helix-turn-helix transcriptional regulator, which produces MLKDPFFMNGVGFGPESCNERIRREFRLIHPPDLSAVCLWENRSSAYPHDWGEEIEALSGTRPEDTFPQLSWARTLHPFHRAGKYGEMRMARCRPGCKDHARRMEIAQSREMNLAILRSRELKAYSEAVERIHAASDTKDFSQSVFSALAELIPASFITSDAYHLASGISRHASSRQGPRGWAERLSELVEKEHPAYFAIRDGLREPLRLDDLISQRRLRRLALYHDVFRPLNGGHQIVLPLVAPGFVAGFTINRDTPFTEEEMCLARLLGPHLALAHLHSRSEMEACRGFPDERTVTPREREVLHWIGQGKRDAEIALILGIARRTVSKHVEHILAKLGCETRTAALSALNEHRREV; this is translated from the coding sequence GTGCTGAAAGATCCGTTTTTCATGAATGGAGTTGGGTTTGGGCCTGAATCTTGCAATGAGAGGATTCGTCGGGAGTTTCGACTGATCCATCCGCCTGATCTATCGGCGGTTTGTTTATGGGAAAACCGGAGCTCTGCCTACCCCCACGATTGGGGGGAAGAAATAGAGGCGTTATCAGGAACGAGGCCTGAAGACACTTTCCCGCAGCTTTCATGGGCGCGGACTTTGCATCCTTTCCACCGGGCCGGTAAATACGGAGAAATGCGTATGGCCAGATGTCGTCCTGGCTGTAAGGATCATGCTCGGCGCATGGAGATCGCGCAAAGTAGGGAAATGAATCTCGCAATTCTAAGGAGCCGCGAACTGAAAGCTTACTCCGAGGCCGTGGAAAGAATTCACGCTGCCTCGGATACAAAGGATTTTTCCCAGTCGGTCTTTTCGGCTCTGGCAGAGTTGATTCCGGCAAGTTTCATTACTTCCGACGCGTACCACCTGGCGTCAGGCATTTCGAGACACGCATCCTCGCGCCAAGGCCCCCGCGGTTGGGCGGAAAGGCTTTCGGAACTCGTGGAAAAAGAGCATCCTGCGTATTTCGCCATCCGCGACGGACTGCGTGAGCCGTTACGTCTGGACGACCTGATCAGCCAGAGGAGACTGCGCCGTCTTGCCCTCTACCACGATGTCTTTCGTCCTTTGAACGGAGGACACCAAATCGTTCTGCCGCTGGTCGCGCCGGGCTTCGTAGCCGGCTTCACGATCAACCGCGACACCCCGTTCACGGAGGAGGAAATGTGCCTGGCTCGCTTGCTTGGCCCTCATCTGGCGCTGGCTCATCTGCACTCGCGAAGCGAGATGGAGGCATGCCGGGGATTTCCTGATGAGCGCACGGTCACTCCCCGGGAGAGGGAGGTTTTGCACTGGATCGGCCAGGGGAAAAGGGATGCGGAAATCGCGCTCATCCTGGGCATAGCGAGACGCACCGTAAGCAAGCATGTCGAACACATCCTGGCGAAGCTCGGATGCGAAACGCGAACGGCGGCCCTCAGCGCCCTTAACGAGCACCGGCGCGAGGTTTGA
- a CDS encoding DUF2164 domain-containing protein codes for MPVQLSKEAEKEMTSSLQEFLSTELELEVGNLQTGLLLRFFLSEIAPTVYNQAISDAGRYLLGAMTELPAVCFEPEYQYSERKKERRGKRG; via the coding sequence GTGCCTGTTCAACTTTCCAAAGAGGCCGAAAAGGAGATGACAAGTTCCCTTCAGGAGTTTTTATCGACCGAGCTGGAGCTTGAGGTCGGCAATCTCCAAACGGGATTGTTGCTGAGGTTCTTCCTCAGTGAAATCGCACCCACCGTCTATAATCAGGCGATATCCGATGCGGGGCGCTATCTGCTGGGTGCGATGACAGAACTACCTGCAGTTTGTTTTGAACCAGAGTACCAATATTCGGAGCGCAAAAAAGAAAGGCGAGGGAAGCGGGGGTAG